In the genome of Rhodoplanes sp. Z2-YC6860, one region contains:
- the phoU gene encoding phosphate signaling complex protein PhoU, translated as MMNEHTAKAFDSDLQDLTRKVSEMGGLAEREILDSIQALTRRDLDLAMRVVASDPTIDSLQHEIEEKAILTIARRQPMAIDLREIVAALRVSNDLERIGDLAKNIGKRVTAIEGDFQPTKLLRGVEHMASLVLSQLKIVLDAYAGRDIAAAMTVWKGDEEIDALCTSLFRELLTYMMEDPRNITFCIHLMFCAKNIERMGDHATNIAETVHYMVEGRPIGDQRPKGDDTTAFSKLAAP; from the coding sequence ATGATGAACGAACACACCGCCAAGGCATTCGACAGCGATCTCCAGGACCTGACCCGCAAGGTCTCGGAAATGGGCGGCTTGGCCGAACGTGAGATTCTGGACTCCATCCAGGCGCTGACCCGCCGCGATCTCGATCTCGCGATGCGCGTCGTCGCTTCTGATCCCACCATCGACTCGTTGCAGCACGAGATCGAGGAGAAGGCGATTCTCACCATCGCACGGCGTCAGCCGATGGCCATCGACCTGCGCGAGATCGTCGCCGCACTGCGCGTCTCCAACGATCTCGAGCGGATCGGCGATCTCGCCAAGAACATCGGCAAGCGGGTCACCGCGATAGAAGGCGACTTCCAGCCGACCAAGCTTCTGCGCGGCGTCGAGCACATGGCCTCTCTGGTGCTCAGTCAGCTCAAGATCGTGCTGGATGCCTATGCGGGCCGCGACATCGCTGCCGCAATGACGGTGTGGAAGGGCGACGAGGAAATCGATGCGCTCTGCACATCGCTGTTCCGCGAACTGCTCACCTACATGATGGAAGACCCGCGCAACATCACGTTCTGCATTCACCTGATGTTCTGTGCCAAGAACATCGAGCGTATGGGCGACCATGCGACCAACATTGCCGAAACCGTGCACTATATGGTCGAGGGCCGCCCGATCGGCGATCAACGGCCGAAGGGCGACGACACCACAGCGTTCTCCAAGCTTGCAGCGCCGTGA
- the phoB gene encoding phosphate regulon transcriptional regulator PhoB has product MGARILIVEDEEPLALLLRYNLEAEGYDVETVARGDEADIRLREAPPDLAVLDWMLPGISGIELCRRLRARPESKALPIIMLTARGEESERVRGLATGADDYIVKPFSVPELIARVRALLRRASPERVADVLVHGEIELDREKKRVSRAGRTIDLGPTEYRLLEFLMERPGRVFSRTQLLDAVWGSEVYIDERTVDVHVGRLRKALNRGREADPIRTVRGAGYALDDRFGRSAA; this is encoded by the coding sequence ATGGGGGCACGCATCCTGATTGTCGAGGACGAAGAGCCGTTGGCTCTGTTGCTTCGCTACAATCTCGAAGCTGAAGGCTATGACGTCGAGACCGTCGCCCGCGGCGACGAGGCGGACATCCGGCTGCGCGAAGCGCCGCCGGATCTTGCGGTGCTCGACTGGATGTTGCCTGGCATCTCCGGCATCGAGCTCTGCCGCAGGCTTCGCGCGCGCCCGGAAAGCAAGGCGCTGCCGATCATCATGCTGACCGCGCGCGGCGAGGAAAGCGAGCGCGTGCGCGGTCTCGCCACCGGCGCCGACGATTACATTGTCAAGCCATTCTCGGTGCCGGAGCTGATCGCCCGCGTGCGCGCGCTGTTGCGCCGGGCGAGCCCCGAGCGGGTTGCCGACGTCCTGGTTCATGGTGAGATCGAACTCGACCGCGAGAAGAAGCGCGTGTCGCGCGCCGGCCGCACCATCGATCTCGGTCCGACCGAGTACCGGCTCCTGGAGTTCCTGATGGAGCGGCCGGGCCGGGTGTTCTCGCGCACGCAACTGCTCGACGCGGTCTGGGGCTCGGAGGTCTACATCGATGAGCGCACCGTCGACGTTCACGTCGGCCGGTTGCGCAAGGCGCTCAACCGCGGCCGCGAGGCGGACCCGATCCGCACCGTGCGCGGCGCGGGCTATGCGCTGGATGATCGGTTCGGCCGCTCGGCGGCGTAA
- the pstC gene encoding phosphate ABC transporter permease subunit PstC produces MEPAGRRTVADLALQTDAIGTRPAADRSRVLAKLKFSDLAFHGLTRAAAILVLLLLSGVIISLIIGSWPALSKFGPGFLVSERWNPVTENFGALAPIYGTLVTSFIAMLIAVPVGLMIAMFLTELCPQFLRRPIGIAIELLAGIPSIIYGIWGLFVFAPFLQDSLQPFLISVFGNVPVLSALFEGPPYGIGMLTAGLILAIMVLPFVTSISRDVFSAVPPVLKEAAYGLGCTTWEVARHVVLPYTRVGVIGGIMLGLGRALGETMAVTFVIGNAHKVSASIIAPGTTISATIANEFTEAVGDIYTSSLIALGLILFVITFIVLSFARYLLLRIERRIG; encoded by the coding sequence ATGGAGCCTGCCGGGAGGCGAACAGTGGCTGATTTGGCTTTGCAGACCGATGCAATCGGGACCCGCCCGGCGGCGGATCGATCCCGTGTCCTGGCCAAGCTGAAGTTCAGCGATCTCGCGTTTCACGGTTTGACGCGCGCGGCCGCGATCCTCGTGCTGCTGCTGCTCAGCGGCGTCATCATCTCGCTGATCATCGGCTCGTGGCCCGCGCTCAGCAAATTCGGTCCGGGCTTCTTGGTCAGTGAGCGCTGGAATCCGGTGACCGAGAACTTCGGCGCGCTGGCGCCGATCTACGGCACGCTGGTGACCTCCTTCATCGCCATGCTGATCGCGGTGCCGGTTGGCCTGATGATCGCGATGTTTCTCACCGAGCTGTGCCCGCAATTCCTGCGCCGCCCGATCGGCATCGCCATCGAACTGCTCGCCGGCATTCCGAGCATCATCTACGGCATCTGGGGTCTGTTCGTATTCGCACCGTTCCTGCAGGACTCGCTGCAGCCGTTCCTGATCAGCGTGTTCGGCAATGTGCCGGTGCTGTCGGCGCTGTTCGAAGGTCCGCCCTACGGCATCGGCATGCTGACGGCAGGCTTGATCCTCGCCATCATGGTGCTCCCGTTCGTCACGTCGATTTCGCGCGACGTGTTCTCGGCAGTCCCCCCGGTGCTGAAAGAGGCCGCCTATGGGCTGGGCTGCACCACCTGGGAGGTGGCGCGCCACGTGGTGTTGCCCTACACCCGGGTCGGCGTCATCGGCGGCATCATGCTGGGGCTCGGCCGCGCGCTCGGCGAAACCATGGCCGTCACCTTCGTGATCGGCAATGCGCACAAGGTTTCGGCCTCGATCATTGCGCCCGGCACCACGATCTCGGCCACCATCGCCAACGAGTTCACCGAAGCGGTCGGCGACATCTACACGTCGTCGCTGATCGCGCTCGGCCTGATCCTGTTCGTCATCACCTTCATCGTGCTCTCTTTCGCGCGCTACCTGTTGCTGCGCATCGAGCGCCGGATCGGATAG
- a CDS encoding alpha/beta hydrolase: MDDGNHDVARRAVLMTAGAGLSAGLGAGLVSNLAQAEGVTAAAAGEASVWSQEYWAEKNGVKLNLWRKRVGAPKAGEKPLPILFLVHGSSNSTRSSYDLIMPPGKGEYSLMNVMAREGYDVWTMDHDGYGYSGSSGNNSDIASGVEDLKAAMPVIQKETGISKMHMYGTSSGAIRAGAFAQAKPEHVERLILSAFTYKGTGADEIARRRKRIDEYRANPRRKRDAEMIRSIFTRDGHPGSTDPGVPDAIIAMEMKFGNTIPTGTYLDMAANLPLVDPKKVPAPVLMIRGEWDGNSTNEDLLDFYAQLPNGDRQFVILPNTSHSIGYGKNRHLLWYAIKNFLAAPATIAS, translated from the coding sequence ATGGATGATGGCAACCATGACGTTGCAAGGCGGGCGGTTCTGATGACGGCGGGCGCAGGTCTCAGTGCAGGACTTGGTGCGGGCCTCGTTTCCAATCTGGCGCAAGCCGAAGGCGTAACGGCTGCCGCGGCCGGCGAAGCCTCGGTCTGGAGCCAGGAGTATTGGGCCGAAAAGAACGGCGTGAAGCTCAATCTCTGGCGTAAGCGCGTTGGCGCGCCGAAGGCTGGCGAAAAGCCCTTGCCGATCCTGTTCCTGGTGCACGGCTCGTCGAACTCGACGCGCTCGTCCTACGATCTCATCATGCCGCCGGGCAAAGGCGAATACTCGCTGATGAACGTCATGGCGCGCGAGGGCTACGACGTCTGGACCATGGACCACGACGGCTACGGTTATTCTGGCAGCTCCGGCAACAATTCGGACATCGCAAGCGGCGTCGAGGACCTCAAAGCCGCGATGCCGGTGATCCAGAAGGAGACCGGCATCAGCAAGATGCATATGTACGGCACGTCGTCAGGCGCGATCCGGGCTGGCGCCTTTGCGCAGGCCAAACCTGAGCATGTCGAGCGGCTGATTCTTTCGGCCTTCACCTACAAGGGCACCGGCGCCGATGAGATCGCGCGGCGCAGAAAACGGATCGATGAGTATCGCGCCAATCCGCGACGAAAACGCGATGCCGAGATGATCCGCTCGATCTTCACCCGCGACGGCCATCCCGGCTCGACCGATCCGGGTGTGCCCGACGCGATCATCGCGATGGAAATGAAGTTCGGCAATACGATTCCGACCGGCACCTATCTCGACATGGCGGCAAACCTGCCGCTGGTCGACCCGAAAAAGGTGCCCGCACCGGTGCTGATGATCCGCGGCGAATGGGACGGCAACTCGACCAATGAGGACCTGCTGGACTTTTACGCGCAACTGCCGAACGGCGACCGGCAGTTCGTGATCCTGCCGAACACCTCTCATAGCATCGGCTATGGCAAGAACCGGCACCTGCTCTGGTACGCGATCAAGAATTTCCTGGCCGCGCCGGCAACGATCGCGTCGTAG
- the pstB gene encoding phosphate ABC transporter ATP-binding protein PstB — protein sequence MNVATATPSVPTVAHAPIDTAGLTERISIRGLNFYYGDHKALKSISLPLYAGKVTAFIGPSGCGKSTLLRILNRMYDLYPHQRAEGHVTLDGEDILSPRQDLNLLRARIGMVFQKPTPFPMSIYENIAFGIRLYEKLPKSEVDGRVESALRRAALWEEVKNKLNANGLSLSGGQQQRLCIARTVAVKPEVILFDEPCSALDPISTAKIEELMDELKSEYTIVIVTHNMQQAARVSDFTAFMYLGELIEFDTTSKIFTAPNDRRTQDYITGRFG from the coding sequence ATGAACGTAGCAACAGCAACTCCGTCAGTGCCAACGGTCGCGCATGCGCCGATCGACACCGCGGGCCTGACCGAGCGGATTTCGATCCGCGGCCTCAACTTCTACTATGGCGACCACAAGGCGCTGAAGAGCATCTCGTTGCCGCTCTACGCCGGCAAGGTGACCGCCTTCATCGGCCCGTCGGGCTGCGGCAAGTCCACGCTGCTGCGCATCCTCAATCGGATGTACGACCTCTATCCGCACCAGCGCGCCGAGGGTCACGTCACTCTCGACGGCGAGGACATTCTCTCGCCCAGGCAGGACCTGAACTTGCTCCGTGCGCGGATCGGCATGGTGTTCCAGAAGCCGACACCGTTCCCGATGTCGATTTACGAGAACATCGCTTTCGGCATCCGGCTTTACGAGAAGCTGCCGAAAAGCGAGGTCGACGGCCGCGTCGAAAGCGCGCTGCGGCGTGCGGCGCTGTGGGAAGAGGTCAAGAACAAGCTCAATGCCAACGGCCTCAGCCTTTCGGGCGGTCAGCAGCAGCGGCTTTGCATCGCGCGCACCGTCGCGGTGAAGCCCGAGGTCATCCTGTTCGACGAGCCGTGCTCGGCGCTCGACCCGATCTCCACCGCCAAGATCGAGGAACTGATGGACGAGCTCAAGTCCGAGTACACGATCGTGATCGTGACCCACAACATGCAGCAGGCGGCGCGCGTCTCCGACTTCACCGCCTTCATGTATCTCGGCGAACTGATCGAGTTCGACACCACCAGCAAGATCTTCACGGCGCCGAACGATCGGCGGACGCAGGACTACATCACCGGCCGCTTCGGCTGA
- the pstA gene encoding phosphate ABC transporter permease PstA, with protein sequence MNPLFAGRRRKNLVAMGLSLTATTFGLGWLVLILGSLLWEGFSGLSLAVFTEMTPPPGSAGGLLNAIMGSLLMTGLAVLIGTPIGILAGTYMAEYGRRSRLTSIVRFINDILLSAPSIVIGLFIYEVVVYPMGHFSGWAGAIALAVIVIPVVVRTTEDMLTLVPDSLREAAASIGLPRSLMITRIAYRAAQAGMVTGVLLAIARISGETAPLLFTALNNQFWSSNLNGPMSSLPVVIFQFALSPYKDWQALAWTGALIITFAVLALSITARALATPRKSS encoded by the coding sequence ATGAATCCGCTCTTCGCCGGACGCCGCCGCAAGAATCTCGTAGCCATGGGTCTGTCACTGACCGCGACCACGTTCGGTCTCGGCTGGCTGGTGCTGATCCTCGGTTCGCTTCTGTGGGAAGGCTTCAGCGGCCTGTCGCTGGCGGTGTTCACCGAAATGACGCCGCCGCCGGGATCGGCCGGCGGTCTGCTGAATGCGATTATGGGCAGCCTGCTGATGACCGGTCTCGCCGTCCTCATTGGCACCCCGATCGGCATCCTGGCCGGCACCTACATGGCCGAATACGGCCGGCGCTCGCGGCTTACCTCGATCGTCCGCTTCATCAATGACATCCTGCTCAGCGCACCGTCGATCGTCATCGGCCTCTTCATCTATGAGGTCGTGGTCTACCCGATGGGGCACTTCTCCGGTTGGGCCGGCGCGATAGCGCTCGCCGTGATCGTGATCCCGGTCGTGGTCCGCACCACCGAGGATATGTTGACCTTGGTGCCGGATTCGCTGCGAGAAGCCGCGGCCTCGATCGGTCTGCCACGCTCGCTGATGATCACGCGGATCGCCTATCGTGCCGCTCAAGCCGGCATGGTGACCGGTGTGCTGCTGGCCATCGCGCGCATCAGCGGCGAAACAGCGCCACTGTTGTTCACCGCACTCAACAACCAGTTCTGGAGCAGCAATCTCAACGGTCCGATGTCGAGCTTGCCGGTCGTGATCTTCCAGTTCGCACTCAGCCCTTACAAGGATTGGCAGGCGCTGGCTTGGACCGGTGCGCTCATCATCACCTTCGCGGTGCTTGCACTCAGCATTACCGCGCGAGCTCTTGCAACACCGAGAAAATCGTCATGA
- the pstS gene encoding phosphate ABC transporter substrate-binding protein PstS: MAAMSVVSAYAVDISGAGATFPYPIYAKWADAYKKESGNGLNYQSIGSGGGIKQITAKTVTFGASDMPLSGEQLNKDGLTQFPTVMGGVVPVINIEGVKPDEVVLDGATLANIFLGTVKTWDDPAIKKLNANVKLPSQPIVVVHRSDGSGTTFLYTDYLSKVSADWKSKVGANTAVEWPVGIGAKGNEGVANNVSQTKGSIGYVEYAYAKQNKLTNTKLVNKDGKTVTPTAKSFMAAAANANWEATPGFGVVLTDEPGADSWPLAGATFILMHKQAQDAAASKEALKFFDWAYGKGDKMAEDLDYVPMPDKVVDAIKRSWAKEIKDKDGKPILALSN, encoded by the coding sequence ATGGCCGCCATGTCGGTGGTATCGGCATACGCCGTCGATATTTCCGGAGCGGGCGCCACGTTCCCGTATCCGATCTACGCCAAATGGGCCGACGCCTATAAGAAGGAGTCGGGCAATGGCTTGAACTATCAGTCGATCGGTTCCGGCGGCGGCATCAAGCAGATCACCGCCAAGACTGTGACCTTCGGCGCCTCCGACATGCCGCTCTCGGGCGAGCAGCTGAACAAGGATGGCCTGACCCAGTTCCCGACCGTGATGGGCGGTGTGGTTCCGGTCATCAACATCGAAGGCGTGAAGCCCGACGAAGTCGTGCTCGATGGCGCGACGCTCGCCAACATCTTCCTCGGCACCGTGAAGACCTGGGACGATCCGGCGATCAAGAAGCTCAACGCCAACGTCAAGCTGCCGTCGCAGCCGATCGTCGTGGTGCACCGTTCGGACGGCTCGGGCACGACCTTCCTGTACACCGACTACCTGTCGAAGGTGAGCGCGGACTGGAAGTCGAAGGTCGGCGCCAACACCGCGGTCGAGTGGCCGGTCGGCATCGGCGCGAAGGGCAACGAAGGCGTTGCCAACAACGTCTCGCAGACCAAGGGCTCGATCGGTTACGTCGAATACGCCTACGCCAAGCAGAACAAGCTGACGAACACCAAGCTCGTCAACAAGGACGGCAAGACCGTCACGCCGACCGCCAAGTCGTTCATGGCGGCCGCTGCCAATGCGAACTGGGAAGCCACCCCGGGCTTCGGCGTTGTGCTCACCGACGAGCCGGGCGCCGACTCCTGGCCGCTCGCTGGTGCGACCTTCATCCTGATGCACAAGCAGGCGCAGGATGCGGCCGCTTCGAAGGAAGCGCTCAAGTTCTTCGACTGGGCCTATGGCAAGGGCGACAAGATGGCCGAGGACCTCGACTACGTTCCGATGCCGGACAAGGTCGTCGACGCGATCAAGCGGTCGTGGGCGAAGGAGATCAAGGACAAGGACGGCAAGCCGATCCTCGCCCTCTCGAACTAA
- a CDS encoding ABC transporter substrate-binding protein: MQPLTFALGNYGVTKPIKDSGGPAGKALSHLRFIEVSPIIAAMRRMCRGLEFDICEMAFTTYLCARAVGKPFTAIPVFVTRNFHHWAIFINTKSGIKEPKDLEGRKVGVNRGYTVTTGLWARGVLQSEYGVDLDKVTWVPTDDEHVAEFEAPNNVDYSFRGAKMQELLLSGKIDAAIGEVGVDAPEVKPLLPNARADAFGYFRKTGIYPINHGVVIKDSVLKEKPGIADELYRAFEAAKAEYLKNLDRTEATTSWDAAAKVNKEVVGDPFPFGIEPNRKALEAITQFAVDQKMVPRKFTVEELFVPAA, from the coding sequence ATGCAGCCGCTGACCTTCGCGCTGGGAAACTATGGCGTCACCAAGCCTATCAAGGATTCGGGCGGGCCGGCAGGCAAGGCATTGAGCCATCTGCGCTTCATCGAGGTCAGCCCGATCATCGCGGCGATGCGCCGCATGTGCCGGGGTCTCGAATTCGATATCTGCGAGATGGCGTTCACCACCTATCTGTGCGCCCGAGCGGTGGGCAAGCCGTTCACTGCCATCCCGGTGTTTGTAACGCGCAACTTCCACCACTGGGCGATCTTCATCAACACCAAGTCGGGCATCAAGGAGCCCAAGGACCTGGAAGGCCGTAAGGTCGGCGTCAATCGCGGCTATACGGTGACGACCGGGCTTTGGGCGCGCGGCGTCCTTCAGAGCGAATATGGCGTGGACCTCGACAAGGTCACCTGGGTGCCGACCGACGACGAGCATGTCGCGGAATTCGAGGCGCCGAACAACGTCGACTACAGCTTCCGCGGCGCAAAGATGCAGGAGCTCTTGCTGTCCGGCAAAATCGACGCGGCGATCGGCGAGGTCGGCGTCGACGCCCCGGAGGTGAAGCCACTGTTGCCAAATGCCCGGGCAGATGCCTTCGGCTACTTTCGCAAGACCGGCATCTATCCGATCAACCACGGCGTGGTGATCAAGGATTCGGTGCTGAAGGAAAAACCGGGCATTGCCGACGAACTCTACCGCGCCTTCGAGGCCGCCAAGGCCGAATACCTGAAGAACCTGGACAGGACCGAAGCCACGACATCGTGGGACGCCGCCGCCAAGGTGAACAAGGAGGTGGTCGGCGATCCGTTTCCGTTCGGCATCGAGCCGAACCGCAAGGCGCTCGAGGCGATCACCCAGTTCGCCGTGGATCAGAAGATGGTGCCGCGAAAGTTTACGGTCGAAGAACTGTTCGTTCCGGCGGCCTGA
- a CDS encoding ATP-binding protein, whose amino-acid sequence MSAIDDGGAGQGWLVRLSRFLRARAEERATEPTDVPSSNTVSTPPEIVLLDAVVSGMPDPVAVLDQDGRVIAFNPQAAALAPALRRGEPASIALRMPELVEAIRAANLTGKAQRIEFSARLPSPRWSEAFVAPIALSAGHGPGRAGVVVITVHDLTPIRRADDMRADFVANVSHELRTPLAAITGFIDTLQGPARDDPNARARFLGIMQTQAWRMARLIDDLLSLSRIEQRAHMRPETPVDLVAIVRQVADGLQTLAQDRDMKVEITAPSTPLVVLGDRDELTRLFENLIENGLKYGASGKRIDIACAAGNTPGGKGEAVVSVRDYGPGIAAEHLPRLTERFYRVDVGESRAQGGTGLGLALVKHILNRHQGRLTIDSKEGEGATFTVRLQSSALPLPR is encoded by the coding sequence ATGTCGGCGATCGATGATGGCGGCGCGGGACAAGGCTGGCTGGTCCGCCTGAGTCGTTTCCTGCGCGCTCGCGCCGAGGAACGCGCCACCGAGCCGACCGACGTGCCATCGTCGAATACGGTCAGCACTCCCCCGGAGATCGTCCTGCTCGATGCCGTCGTGTCGGGCATGCCCGATCCGGTGGCGGTGCTCGATCAGGACGGCCGCGTCATTGCCTTTAACCCCCAGGCCGCGGCGCTGGCGCCGGCGCTCCGACGCGGTGAGCCCGCTTCGATTGCGCTCCGCATGCCGGAGTTGGTGGAGGCCATCCGCGCCGCCAATCTCACCGGCAAGGCCCAGCGCATCGAGTTTTCCGCGCGATTGCCATCGCCGCGCTGGTCGGAGGCGTTTGTCGCGCCGATCGCGCTGAGCGCCGGTCACGGCCCCGGCCGGGCGGGTGTCGTGGTCATCACGGTCCACGATCTGACGCCGATCCGCCGCGCCGACGATATGCGCGCCGACTTCGTCGCCAATGTCAGCCACGAGTTGCGTACGCCGCTCGCTGCGATCACAGGCTTCATCGACACGCTGCAAGGCCCGGCGCGTGACGATCCCAACGCACGCGCCCGCTTTCTCGGCATCATGCAGACGCAGGCCTGGCGCATGGCGCGTCTGATCGACGACCTGTTGTCGTTGTCGCGCATCGAGCAGCGCGCGCATATGCGGCCCGAGACGCCGGTCGATCTGGTGGCCATCGTGCGCCAGGTGGCGGACGGCTTGCAGACGCTGGCCCAGGATCGCGACATGAAGGTCGAAATCACGGCGCCGTCCACGCCGCTCGTCGTGCTCGGCGACCGGGACGAACTCACTCGCCTGTTCGAGAACCTGATCGAGAACGGTTTGAAGTACGGCGCGAGCGGCAAGCGCATCGATATCGCCTGCGCCGCCGGCAACACGCCCGGTGGCAAAGGCGAGGCGGTGGTATCCGTGCGCGACTACGGCCCGGGCATCGCGGCGGAGCATCTGCCGCGGCTGACCGAGCGCTTCTACCGCGTCGATGTCGGCGAGAGCCGGGCGCAAGGCGGAACCGGGCTTGGCCTGGCGCTGGTCAAGCACATCCTCAACCGCCATCAGGGCCGTCTGACCATCGACAGCAAAGAGGGCGAGGGGGCTACTTTTACAGTTCGTCTCCAATCGAGTGCATTGCCGCTGCCGAGATAA
- a CDS encoding lysylphosphatidylglycerol synthase domain-containing protein → MDWLRAFGRFFEQKIGLHRLGIILSVLIIAVAAVVLYRKLHNMNVSKVLTAMSTVEYRDVAISALFVALGYVTLTVYDFFALRAIGRSDVPYRVAALAGFTSYSVGHNVGASVFTGGAVRYRIYSAWGLDAIEVAKICFIAGLTFWLGNVTVLGFGFAYHPEAAAAIDQLPLWLNRVLGLLALAILAGYIGWVWRTPRVIGRQNWKVLLPNGRLTLLQILIGIIDLGCCALAMYVLVPNEPHMMFVDIAVIFITATLLGFASHSPGGLGVFDAAMLIALWQYDAEELLAGLLIFRLLYYILPFTLALITLGTRELLLHFKGRNRNVGDR, encoded by the coding sequence ATGGATTGGTTGCGCGCGTTCGGGCGCTTTTTCGAGCAGAAAATCGGTCTTCACCGGCTCGGCATCATCCTCAGCGTTCTGATCATCGCCGTCGCTGCGGTGGTGCTGTATCGCAAGCTGCACAATATGAACGTCAGCAAGGTGCTGACCGCCATGTCGACGGTGGAATACCGCGACGTGGCGATTTCGGCGCTGTTCGTTGCGCTCGGATATGTGACGCTGACGGTCTACGACTTCTTTGCGCTGCGCGCGATCGGCCGAAGCGACGTCCCATACCGCGTCGCGGCGCTTGCGGGCTTCACCTCCTATTCGGTCGGCCACAATGTCGGCGCCAGCGTCTTTACCGGCGGCGCGGTGCGCTACCGCATTTACTCGGCCTGGGGACTCGACGCCATCGAGGTGGCGAAAATCTGCTTCATCGCGGGCCTGACCTTCTGGCTCGGCAATGTCACGGTGCTGGGTTTTGGTTTTGCCTATCACCCGGAAGCGGCAGCCGCGATCGATCAGTTGCCATTGTGGCTCAATCGCGTGCTGGGGCTGTTGGCGTTGGCGATCCTCGCCGGCTACATCGGCTGGGTGTGGCGGACGCCGCGGGTGATCGGACGGCAGAACTGGAAAGTTCTCCTGCCGAACGGCCGTCTGACGCTGCTGCAGATCCTGATCGGCATCATCGACCTCGGTTGCTGCGCGCTCGCGATGTACGTGCTGGTGCCGAACGAGCCGCACATGATGTTCGTCGATATCGCGGTGATTTTCATCACTGCGACGCTGCTTGGCTTCGCAAGCCATTCGCCCGGCGGTCTCGGCGTGTTCGACGCCGCCATGCTGATCGCGCTGTGGCAATACGATGCCGAAGAATTGCTGGCCGGCCTTTTGATCTTCCGTCTGCTCTATTACATCCTCCCTTTCACGCTGGCGCTCATAACCTTGGGTACGCGAGAGCTGCTCCTGCATTTCAAAGGGCGGAACCGTAATGTCGGCGATCGATGA
- a CDS encoding GcrA family cell cycle regulator, producing the protein MSWTDERVELLKKLWTDGLSASQIAAELGGITRNAVIGKVHRLGLSGRAKSPSSSAPRVRKPRTHMMRVPRPAMRGNTALALAFEMEPEPEPELIENIIPIGQRRTLLELNEDTCRWPIGDPANTEFFFCGGKPLSGLPYCTYHSRVAYQPAADRRRDRKPPFRQG; encoded by the coding sequence ATGTCGTGGACTGACGAGCGGGTCGAACTGCTTAAGAAGCTCTGGACCGACGGCCTTTCGGCGAGCCAGATCGCAGCGGAACTCGGGGGCATTACCCGCAACGCGGTGATCGGCAAGGTGCACCGTCTGGGTCTGTCCGGCCGGGCCAAGTCGCCATCCTCCTCGGCTCCGCGGGTGCGCAAGCCGCGCACCCACATGATGCGGGTGCCGCGGCCGGCGATGCGGGGCAACACGGCGCTCGCGCTCGCCTTCGAGATGGAGCCGGAACCCGAGCCCGAACTGATCGAAAACATCATCCCGATCGGGCAACGCCGGACGCTGCTCGAACTCAACGAGGACACCTGCCGCTGGCCGATCGGGGATCCGGCAAATACTGAATTCTTCTTCTGCGGCGGCAAGCCGCTGAGCGGCCTGCCTTACTGCACCTATCACTCGCGGGTCGCTTATCAGCCGGCCGCCGACCGCCGTCGCGACCGCAAGCCGCCGTTCCGGCAAGGCTAA